Within the Terriglobales bacterium genome, the region GATGTTGACCTGGCTGCCGCGGCCGAACTCCATCCGGCGGAGTGCGTCCACGGCGGCCGGCGCCCACTTGCCCAGAGTGAGGCCAGCGAGCATGCACAGCCCGACCCAGAGGGTCAGGTAGCGCTCGAAGAAGGCCAGGCGGCGCGGGGCGGCGACTGGTGGGGCGACCTGTTCAGCGATCGGCATGCGGGGTTGTCTTTTCTCCGCGCAGGGCGGAATAAGGGCGGAACGCGCTGACCGTGCAGTCACCATGGCGGATGGCGTGCTTCAGTTTTTCCACGTCGGCGCGCAGCGCGTCATCACGCCGGCATATCTGTCGCAGGAAATCGAACAGGAGGCGCGCCTCACCTTGGCAGACTTCCGACAGCCTGTAATAGACGCGGAAGCCCTCGCGGCGGTCCAGCACCAGCCCGGAGTTCTTCAGGTAGGTGAGGTGGCGGGAGACGTTGGGCTGGGGGGACTCCAGCACGTGCTGGATTTCGCAGACACACAGTTCGCCGTGCAACAGCAGGTTCAGGATGCGCAGGCGGTTGCCGTCCGCCAGCCCCTTGAAGATGCGCTCCAGTTCGCTCATCCGGTCGACCTCTTGCGTATATTCGCATATATGTATAGAGTTGTCGAGATATTCGCGCCCGCGAAGATGGATCCAGTCCCAGGTGCGAGGTGCCGACCATGCCAGGAGCCTACAACGTACTGTTTCTGTGCACGGGCAATTCAGCTCGTTCGATCATGGCCGAGGCCATCCTGAAGCGCAAGGGTCTTCCCAATTTCGTTGCGTACAGCGCCGGCAGCCATCCGGCGGGCGAGGTCAATCCGGAGGCGATCAAGCAGCTGCAAGCCGCGCACTTGCCTACTGGGGGACTGCGCAGCAAGAGCTGGGAAGAATTTGCGGGGGAGGGTGCGCCGGCGATGAACTTTGTATTCACCGTCTGCGACAACGCCGCCAAGGAGGTTTGTCCGGTTTGGCCGGGCCAGCCGATGACTGCCCACTGGGGCATTCCCGACCCGGCTGCCGTCGTGGGTAGTCCGACCGAGGTGTCGCGCGCCTTTCGTGAGGCGTTCGTCGCGCTCGACCGCCGTATCAGTCTCTTCATCTCCCTGCCGCTGCAGAGCCTCGATAAGTTCGCCATTCAGAAAGAGATCGAGCGCATCGGCCGCGAATGAACGCACCTATGGCCTAGGGATCCCGTCGACTTCGCTCAGGATGACAGATGGGCAGGATTCACAGCCGCGGGCGGCTGTGCCACACAAGATTCAGACCTGGATCTCCATGCCCTCGCTGGCGGCGCGGACCTTGGGATAGTGGTCGCGGGCGGTCCTGACGATGGAGTCGATGCACTCGTCGGAGTGGTCGGGATCGTGGTGGAAGAGCACCAGCTCCTTGGTGCCGCTCTCCATCACGATGTTCACCGCCTCGCGCCAATGGCTGTGGCCCCAGCCGCGCTTCTTGGCGGCGTATTCCTCGGGCAGGTACTGGGCATCGTAGATGAGCACATCGGCGCCCTGGGCCAGCTTGCGGACGTTCTTGTCAAAGACCGGGTGACCGGGCTCGTTATCGGTGGCGTACACCAGCACGTGGTTCTCGGTCTCCAGGCGGAAGCCGAGGCAGCCCTGGGGATGGTTCAGCCACATGGACTGGATGACGCAATCGTCAAAGGCGATGCGGTCTTCCTCGATGTCATAGAAATTGCGGTGGGCGGCCATCTCGCTCATGTCCACCGGGAAGTAGGGATCCGACATCTGTTCCTCGATGGCGCGCTGCAGGCCGCGCGAGCGGCTGGAGGAGTGGAAGAAGAAGTAGTTGTCGGGGTTCTCGTAGAGCGGCTGGAAGAAGGGGATGCCCTGGATGTGGTCCCAGTGGAAGTGGGAGATGAAGATGTGGGCGTGGATGGGCTTGCCGTTGAATTCCTTGGTCAGTTGCTTGCCCAAGTTGCGGAAGCCGGTGCCGCAATCGAAGACGTAGATGTTGCCGTTGACGCGAACCTCGACACAGGAGGTATTGCCGCCATAGCGGAGGTTCTCCGCCTGCGGAGTCGGTGTCGATCCTCGCACGCCCCAGAACTTGACCTGCATGGGCCTCCGCCGGCCGCACAGCCGGCTCCTGAATCCGTCGTGCCCCAGCGCGCCCCGAACAGGGCGCACCACTCCGTCCGCTCACCGCCCAGGTATCGGCGAACTGTACGCTTGCAAGGGCGCGCTACCGCACGTCCGATGCGGCTCGGGGAAGGACCTTTTGGGCGATGAACGGCAGCAGTATAAGCCAACTAAGGCTTGGCAAGTCAATACTTTCCGGAGTACTCGGTACTCAGTACTCGGTACTCAGTTTGGCACCGACTAAGAGCAACCGACGCCCCTCTCCCAGCGGCGGAACAACCCGCAGCCGCAAGGAGCGAACCCTAACTCTTTATAATGCGGGACGTTAACTGAGTACTGAGTACCGAGTAACTGAATACTTCTTCGCCATGCGCCCTGATTTCGACCAATTCGCCGACCTGGCCAAGCAAGCGACGCTCATCCCCGTCTCGCGCACTATCACCGCCGACCTGCAAACGCCGGTCTCCGCCTTCCTGAGCATCGCCGCCGGCGAGCCGTACTCGTTCCTGCTGGAATCGGTGGAGGGCGGAGAGAAGATCGGGCGCTACACCTTCCTGGGCGCGCGGCCGTACATGATCGTGCGCTCGCGGGGAGAAAGACTCGAGGTCGAGCGCAGCGGGCGCCTGGAACGAAGTGAAGGCGACGTGTTCCGTACGTTACGAGACCTGTTCAGCGCCCACCGCGTGGCGCCGGTCGAGGGCCTGCCGCCGTTCACCTCGGGCGCGGTCGGGTTCTTCGCCTACGACATGGTGCGGCGGCTGGAGCGGTTGCCGGAGCGGGCGCGGCCGGACATCGACGTCCCTGACTGCGTCCTGATGTTTTTCGACCGCCTGCTGGCCTTCGACCACGTGCGCCACCAGATCCACATCCTGGCCGCCGCCGACGTCAGCCGGGAGAAACCGCGCAAGGCCTACGAGCGCGCGCTGCGCGACATCGCCACGCTGGAAACGAGACTTGCCGTCGGCCCGCGCAGAGCCGATGTGCGGCACAAACCGGCGCGCGGGGCGATGAAGACCACGGCCGCCACCTCGCCCAAGCAGTTCATGGACAGCGTGCGCCGGGCCAAGGAGTACATCGCCGCCGGCGACATCTTTCAGGTCGTGCTCTCGCAGCGCCTGGAGTTCATCCCCGGCGTCCGGCCGTTCGACATCTACCGCGCGCTGCGCACCGTGAATCCGTCCCCGTATATGTACTTCCTGCGGATGGGAGACAACCACGTGATCGGCTCTTCGCCGGAGATGCTGGTGAAGGTGACGGGGCGCAAATTGGAGTACCGGCCGATCGCGGGCACCCGCTGGCGCGGCAAGGATGACGCCGAGGACCAGCGTCTGGAGGAAGAACTGCGCTCCGACGAGAAGGAACGCGCCGAGCACGTCATGCTGGTGGACCTGGGCCGCAACGACGTCGGCCGGGTCAGCGAGTACGGCACGGTGAAGGTGCGCGACCTGATGTACGTGGAGCGCTACTCGCACGTCATGCACCTGGTGTCCGCGATCGAGGGCAAGCTGCGCGCGGGACTGGGGCCGCTGGACGCCTTCGCCGCCTGCTTCCCCGCCGGCACGCTCACCGGCGCGCCCAAGGTGCGGGCCATGGAGATCATTGAAGAACTGGAGCCGGTGCGGCGCGGCGTGTACGGCGGCTCGGTGCTCTACGCCGACTTCGCCGGAAACTTGGATTCCTGCATCGCCATCCGCACCCTGATGATGGACAAGACAAAAGCGTTCGTCCAAGCGGGCGCGGGTATCGTCGCCGATTCCGACCCGCAGCGCGAGTACGAGGAGTGCGTCAACAAGGCCAAGGCCGTGGTGCGGGCGGTGGAGCTCGCAAGAGAAGGTCTTTGACCTGCGAAGCAGCGGACAAAATCTGAGATCTGAAATCTGAAATCTGCAGTCTGCAATCCTTAGCGAAATCGATTGCAGATCTCAGATTGCAGATTTCAGATTTGAGATTTTGTAGCCCCGAACGTCAGGGTGTCATATCGTCGCAAAGTTGTTCGGGATCGCGGGCCTTTCCCTGTCGCTTGCATTTCTTCGCCGACTCGCTCAAGACATAGATGATGCAGTCGCAAAAGGCGTCGCCATCACCGTGCCCCCAGTGATGAACCACCACTGTACGGTTGTCGAGCCACCGTGCAACGCCGAAATACTCGTGGTGGCCTCCCGCTAGACCCTTTACGAAGTGTTGAATCTCTTCTTGCACATCAATCCGAGGCGTGCTTTCATCGACCGCAACGACGTAGGTATTTGTAAAGTCGCTTCCCGCGTGGTCGTTTAGGGCAAAGTGCTTACTGTCAGGCGCCCACAGCACGGCCGCTGACCGGCCGTACTCGTACACTTTTCGGCTTTGACCTGTCTTCCTCTCCTTGAGAAAGATCGAGTGGTGCGGTTCTTTGTCGCTATCGACATTGATCAGCTCAAACCGTTTGTCAGGAGAGAGCAAATGCGCGTTTCGACCGGGGAAATTCGGCGGATATGGCCTGAGCGTGGGTAATCGTTGAAAGCAGAATCAGACTTACAACAAGAGAGCTTGCAAATGTCATGTGCAGGCCACTATAACGCCAAGAAATTCGCGATCAGCCTCTTCCCGTCTTCCGTCAGCACGCTTTCCGGGTGGAACTGCACGCCTTCGACGGGATACTTCCTGTGGCGCAGGCCCATGATGATGCGCGAGCCGTCGGCGTCGCGGGTGGTGGCGCTGATCTCCAGTTCCTTCGGCAGTCCCTTTTCGCTGACGATCAGCGAGTGATAGCGGGTAGCGGTCATGGGCGAGCGCACGCCGGCGAAGATGGTGCGGCCGTCGTGCTCGATCTGGCTGGTCTTGCCGTGCATCAGGTGGGGCGCTCGCACGACCTTCCCGCCGAAGGCCGCGCCCAGCGCCTGGTGACCCAGGCAGACGCCCAGCACCGGCGTCTTGCCGGCGAAGTGGCGGATGAGCTCGATGCTGATGCCGGCCTCCTGCGGCGTGCACGGTCCCGGCGAGACCAGGATGTGCGAGGGCCGCAGCCGCTCGATCTCCTCGACCGTGGTCTGGTCGTTGCGCCGCACCTCGACCTGCTGGCCCATCTCGCCCAAGTACTGGACCAGGTTGTAGGTGAAGGAATCGTAGTTATCGAGCACGAAGACCACGCCTTATTGTAGCGGCTTTGCTATGTCCTTCGGAGGCAGCGTCTTAGGGCGCGCGCCAAGGGCATGTCCAACTTGTACCTTGACACCCACAGCGGGGGAAGGTGATTCTAGGCGCTCACGAGAGTGGAGGCCTATGGCGGAAACTTCACCGGAACAGCGGGCGACGCGGCGGTTTGCGCTACGGCTGCCCGTAACCATCAAGTTCAGCGACGGCGCCTCCACCGATGCGCAGGCCCAGACCCGCGACGTCAGCGCCCGCGGCGTCTTCTTCTACATGGATTCGAAGATCGAAGAGGGCTCTCCCATCGAGTTCACGCTCACCTTGCCGCCCGAGATCACGTTGACCGAGAGCATCCGGGTACGCTGCCGCGGCAAGGTGGTGCGCGTGGACCAGGCAGGCCCGGGCAACCGGATCGGCATCGGCGCGGTCATTGAGCAATACGACTTCGTCTCCGAAGTGCAATGATCCCCGAAGGCGGCCTGCGGGCGCGCCTTCCTTGTTCCCCCTGAGTTCCTCTACCCCCTGCCGGTCGTGTAAGATGGCCGCCACCTCATGAAGTTCCGGCTGTCATTCTGCTGCGTCGCCTTGCTCTGCCTGGTTCCCTGCGCCTACGGACAAAAGACCCTCGGAGAGGTCTATGCCACCGACGCCACGGTGAAAGGCTCCGTGGTGCTGGCGGGAGGGGGCACGCGCCTGATGAGCGGCTCCTCGGTGAGCGCGGGCGAGGCCACCGCCGTGGTCAAGCTGGCACGCGGCGGCGAGGTGCACGTTTGCTCCAACACCAGCATCTCCGTCACCGCCTCTCCCAACGGCCGCGACCTGCTGCTGGCCATGGGTACCGGCGCGATCGAGACCCATTACGCGATCGGCGCCAGCGCTGATTCCCTGCTCACCCCGGACTTCCGCATCCAGATGCCGGGCCCCGGGGCCTTCCATTTCGCCTACGCAGCCGATGCCCGCGGCAACACCTGCGTGCACTCGATGTCCTCCAACGGTGCGTCGGTGATCGTTGCCGAAC harbors:
- a CDS encoding arsenate reductase ArsC, giving the protein MPGAYNVLFLCTGNSARSIMAEAILKRKGLPNFVAYSAGSHPAGEVNPEAIKQLQAAHLPTGGLRSKSWEEFAGEGAPAMNFVFTVCDNAAKEVCPVWPGQPMTAHWGIPDPAAVVGSPTEVSRAFREAFVALDRRISLFISLPLQSLDKFAIQKEIERIGRE
- the trpE gene encoding anthranilate synthase component I — its product is MRPDFDQFADLAKQATLIPVSRTITADLQTPVSAFLSIAAGEPYSFLLESVEGGEKIGRYTFLGARPYMIVRSRGERLEVERSGRLERSEGDVFRTLRDLFSAHRVAPVEGLPPFTSGAVGFFAYDMVRRLERLPERARPDIDVPDCVLMFFDRLLAFDHVRHQIHILAAADVSREKPRKAYERALRDIATLETRLAVGPRRADVRHKPARGAMKTTAATSPKQFMDSVRRAKEYIAAGDIFQVVLSQRLEFIPGVRPFDIYRALRTVNPSPYMYFLRMGDNHVIGSSPEMLVKVTGRKLEYRPIAGTRWRGKDDAEDQRLEEELRSDEKERAEHVMLVDLGRNDVGRVSEYGTVKVRDLMYVERYSHVMHLVSAIEGKLRAGLGPLDAFAACFPAGTLTGAPKVRAMEIIEELEPVRRGVYGGSVLYADFAGNLDSCIAIRTLMMDKTKAFVQAGAGIVADSDPQREYEECVNKAKAVVRAVELAREGL
- a CDS encoding aminodeoxychorismate/anthranilate synthase component II; translated protein: MVFVLDNYDSFTYNLVQYLGEMGQQVEVRRNDQTTVEEIERLRPSHILVSPGPCTPQEAGISIELIRHFAGKTPVLGVCLGHQALGAAFGGKVVRAPHLMHGKTSQIEHDGRTIFAGVRSPMTATRYHSLIVSEKGLPKELEISATTRDADGSRIIMGLRHRKYPVEGVQFHPESVLTEDGKRLIANFLAL
- a CDS encoding PilZ domain-containing protein, which translates into the protein MAETSPEQRATRRFALRLPVTIKFSDGASTDAQAQTRDVSARGVFFYMDSKIEEGSPIEFTLTLPPEITLTESIRVRCRGKVVRVDQAGPGNRIGIGAVIEQYDFVSEVQ
- a CDS encoding metalloregulator ArsR/SmtB family transcription factor — its product is MSELERIFKGLADGNRLRILNLLLHGELCVCEIQHVLESPQPNVSRHLTYLKNSGLVLDRREGFRVYYRLSEVCQGEARLLFDFLRQICRRDDALRADVEKLKHAIRHGDCTVSAFRPYSALRGEKTTPHADR
- a CDS encoding MBL fold metallo-hydrolase; this encodes MQVKFWGVRGSTPTPQAENLRYGGNTSCVEVRVNGNIYVFDCGTGFRNLGKQLTKEFNGKPIHAHIFISHFHWDHIQGIPFFQPLYENPDNYFFFHSSSRSRGLQRAIEEQMSDPYFPVDMSEMAAHRNFYDIEEDRIAFDDCVIQSMWLNHPQGCLGFRLETENHVLVYATDNEPGHPVFDKNVRKLAQGADVLIYDAQYLPEEYAAKKRGWGHSHWREAVNIVMESGTKELVLFHHDPDHSDECIDSIVRTARDHYPKVRAASEGMEIQV